A window of Variovorax paradoxus EPS genomic DNA:
GGACAGGTCGGCACGCTGAACGAAAGCTCGAGCGACAACGCGGTCGCGCCGCTGCTCGAAATTGGCGTGCGCCACGCCATCACGCCCGACCTGCGCCTGTTCGCCGACGCCTCGGGCGTGTGGAAGAGCAGCGGCCGCTTCCACGGCAACATCTACAACGCCTCGGCCGGCGTCGAGTGGTTCCCGGTGAAGAATGTGGGCCTCGTGGTCTCCTATGGCGTGACGAACATCGACCTGACCCGCGACGGCAGCACTGCCGACTCTCGGCTCAAGGTGCGGCTGCAAGGGCCCTCGGCGTTCCTGAAGGCGCGCTTCTGACGCGAGGTCGAGCCGGGTCCTGAATCGGCAGCGGCCCGCTTCGGCGGGCCTTTCTTCGTGTAGCCACTCTTCGCAAGACGCGGCGCCGGGCGGGCCTTAGCCTCTGGCCGCGAGATCGATCAACGACCGACCGAAGACCTGAGACACGAAGCCATGCCCGCAGTCCGCCCCGCGCCCACACCTCAGCCATCCCCCTCCATTGCACGCATCTCGCGCATCGCGCTGGGCGATGTGCTCCACCGTTCCGCGCGTCGCTTCGGCGCGCGCACCGCGTTGATCGACGGGGCGCACCGCATGACCTACAGCGAGCTCGACGCCGCATCGAACCGCTTCGCGCACCACCTGCTGGGCCTCGGCCTTCCGAGCGGGGAGCGCGTGGGCATGCTGTGCAACAACTCGATCCAGATGGTCGTCGCGATGCTCGGCATCCAGAAGGCCGGAATGGTGTGGGTGCCGATCAACACCGCGCTCGCGGTCGATGCCATCGGCTACATCCTCGCGCATGCGGAGATACGCCACATCGTGATCGACACGGCCCTGCACGCCAAGCCCGCGCTGCGCGATCTGCTGCAGGACCAAGGCGTCGCGCCGATGCTCTGCGTGCTCGATGGCGATGCGCCGCCCGAGGGGATTCCCACCGTCGCGGAAGCGATCGCTACGGGCGCCGCCACGCTGCCCGACGTGGACATCGACAGCACGCAGCTTGCGCTCATCATGTACACGAGCGGCACCACCGGCCGGCAGAAAGGCGTGATGCATTCGCACGCCTCGGTGCACTCGGTGCTGCTGAGCAACATGGTCGAGTGGGGCAGCAGCCCCGAGCGCTGCGACGTGTGGAGCAGCGTGCTGCCGCTCTTTCATTGCGGCCAGCACACGGTGCTGATGTCGGCGCTCGCGGTCGGCGGCGCGCTCGTCATCTTTCGCGGCTTCGATCCCGGCGCGGTGCTCGAAGCCATCGAGCGCCACCGCATCACCGTCGTGGTCGGCCTGCCGATGATGTACGGCGCGCTGCTCGCGCATCCGCAGCGCGCGGCGCGCGACCTCTCGAGCCTGCGCCTGTGCGTCTACGCGATGGCGCCGATGTCCCGCACGCTGCTGCTGCACCTGCTCGACGAGTTCTGCCAGAACTTCGCATTGGTCTCCGGCCAGACCGAGATGTACCCCGGCGCCACCATCTTCGAGGTGCACGAGCAGCGACAGCGCTTCGGCTCCTACTGGGGCGTGGGCACGCTGGTGAACGAGGTCGCGGTGATGGGCGACGGCGGCGAGCTGCTCGGCGCGAACCAGGTCGGCGAAATCGTCTTTCGCGGTCCCAACGTGATGCTCGGCTACTACAAGGACCCCGAGGCGACGGCGAACGCGCAGCGCTTCGGCTGGCACCACTCGGGCGACCTCGGCAAGCTCGACGACGACGGCCAGTTGATCTTCCTCGACCGGCTGAAGGACATGGTGAAGTCGGGCGGCGAAAACGTGCCATCGCTCAAGGTCGAGGAGGTGTTGCTGCGGCATCCCGCCGTGCTCAATGCGGCGGTGGTCGGGCTGCCGCACGACCACTGGGGCGAAGCCATCACCGCCTTCGTCACGCGGCGGCCCGATGCGGCGGCGGAGCTCACCGCGGCGGATCTCGCCGCGCATTGCAGGGAACACCTCGGCGGCTTCGAGGTGCCCAAGGAAATCGTCTTCCTGCCCGCGCTGCCGATGACCTCGACCGGAAAGATCCAGAAGTTCGAACTGCGCCAGGCGCACCAGGAACACTATCGGCGCGGCTGAAGCGGTGAAGGCGGTCGCGGTGCAGAGGCGCGCACTTCCTTTCTCGCCTTGCCTGCGGGCGCCGCGAGCCGCGTGCCTTCCCATTGGCCGCTGGTGCAGAGGTCGCGGATCACGTCGCCGATCAGGTTGCAGATCGCACGCTTCGCATTCGTCGTGGGCAGGTGCACCGACACGCACAACCCGAGCGTGCGGAACATCGCAGGCGAATCGATGCGGTGCGCCCTCAACCGGTCTTCGCGCACTTCGCGCTGCGCCAGGCCGAGCGGCATGATCGTCGCGCCGAGCCCCGCCTCCACCGCCGCCTTCAGCGTGTAGACCGAGTTGATTTCCGCCGCCACGCGCGCCGGCGGCTGGCCGGCCGCCTCGAGCACCGCATCCACCAGCCAGCGTGTGCAATGGCCATGCGCATTGGCAGGCCACACCAGAGGACGCGCCGTGGCCTCTTCGATGCTCACGTCGCCCGGCGGCAGCGCGCGCGGGTCCTGCGGCGATTCGAGAAAGACGAAATCCTCCTCGACGAGCGGCGTAAAGGCGATATCTTCCGCGGGCATGGTGGGCGAGAAGATCGCCACGTCGACGCGCCCGCGCAGCAACTGGTCGGCCATGTTGCCGGTGAGTTCCTCGTTGAGGTGAAACACCACGTCCGGGTAGCGCCTGGCGGCCGCGCGCATCAACGGCAGCGCGATCATCGGCGACACGCTCTGCGGCAGCGCCGCCACCACCGAACCGACCACCGAATCCGCCGCCACGTGCACCGCGGCCTTCGCATCGCCGACCTGCTTGGTGATGCCCTGCGCGTATTCGTAGAACACCTTGCCTGCTTCGGTCACCGTGACGCCGTTGCGGCTGCGCAGCAGCAGCGGCGTGCCCAGTTCGCCTTCGAGTTCGGCCATCTGCTTGCTGAGCGCCGACTGCGCCACGAAGAGCTGCTGCGCCGCGCGCGAGAGGCTGCCGCAATCCACGATGGCGACGAAATACTTGAACTGGCGCAACTCCATCGGCGTGTCTCCGGCCGCCCGCTGCGGGGGTGCAGCGGGCGGCCGGTCATTCTAGGACCGCACTTTCGGCCAACCGCTCGTCAGCTCACGCAATCGAAGCTCGCCGCATCGTTCACGTCGCCCGCGCCCTTGTAGCGCGGGTACGCGGGGTACTTGCACATCGGGCGCGCCATCGTGGTGGCGCCTGCGCCATCGACCTTGCGGTGCACCAGCTTCTGCGCCGAGGCGGGCACGCCCTGCTCCACCCAGGTGGACATCGCCTTCAGCAGGTCGACCTTGGCGGGCCCCGCGCCGCCGTAGCAGTGGCCCACGCCGGGCGCGAGGAACAGCTCGACCGTCTCGTCGGCCTTCTGCGCGCCAAGGGTGCCGACGACCTGCTCGTAGTAGCGCGCGTTGTCGCGTGCGCTCACCGAGGTGTCGTTGGTGCCGTTCCACATGATCAGCTTCGCGCCGCGCGCATGCAGGCGCCCCAGGTCCGCATCGGCCGCGCTGAACATGCCGCCGATGATTCCCATGCGCGAAAGCCACTGGTCGGGGTTCCAGGTGGAGGTGTCGAATGCCGGATCGCGCGTGATGAACGAGCGCACGAAGCCGTCCGAGAACAGGCCTTGCACCGACGCGCCACCGAACGCTGCCTGCGGCCAGATGTACTCGCCCCAGCCCTTGGGCGAGTTCTCCGCGCCGAAGTTGTAGCCCGTGTGCGACCACGCGCCGTCGGACGTGGCGATCGGCGAGGTGATGGTGTTCACCGTGGCGATCTGGGCATCGGACAGGCAGCTGTCGCCGGTGTCCGCGCCGCCCGCGCAGCGCAGCGCCGTCGCGTTGAAGGTGCACGCCGCCGGCTTGGAGATGATGCCGTCGGCCACGCCGTCCAGCCCGTCGCACTGCGCCAGCACCGCGTCGGCGAGCAGCGTCTGCTTTGCTGGATTCAGCGTGTTGGCGGGCACGCGCACCTGCTTGGCGATGCGGTTGAACTGCATGAAGAGGCCCATGA
This region includes:
- a CDS encoding class I adenylate-forming enzyme family protein, with the translated sequence MPAVRPAPTPQPSPSIARISRIALGDVLHRSARRFGARTALIDGAHRMTYSELDAASNRFAHHLLGLGLPSGERVGMLCNNSIQMVVAMLGIQKAGMVWVPINTALAVDAIGYILAHAEIRHIVIDTALHAKPALRDLLQDQGVAPMLCVLDGDAPPEGIPTVAEAIATGAATLPDVDIDSTQLALIMYTSGTTGRQKGVMHSHASVHSVLLSNMVEWGSSPERCDVWSSVLPLFHCGQHTVLMSALAVGGALVIFRGFDPGAVLEAIERHRITVVVGLPMMYGALLAHPQRAARDLSSLRLCVYAMAPMSRTLLLHLLDEFCQNFALVSGQTEMYPGATIFEVHEQRQRFGSYWGVGTLVNEVAVMGDGGELLGANQVGEIVFRGPNVMLGYYKDPEATANAQRFGWHHSGDLGKLDDDGQLIFLDRLKDMVKSGGENVPSLKVEEVLLRHPAVLNAAVVGLPHDHWGEAITAFVTRRPDAAAELTAADLAAHCREHLGGFEVPKEIVFLPALPMTSTGKIQKFELRQAHQEHYRRG
- a CDS encoding LysR substrate-binding domain-containing protein, with protein sequence MELRQFKYFVAIVDCGSLSRAAQQLFVAQSALSKQMAELEGELGTPLLLRSRNGVTVTEAGKVFYEYAQGITKQVGDAKAAVHVAADSVVGSVVAALPQSVSPMIALPLMRAAARRYPDVVFHLNEELTGNMADQLLRGRVDVAIFSPTMPAEDIAFTPLVEEDFVFLESPQDPRALPPGDVSIEEATARPLVWPANAHGHCTRWLVDAVLEAAGQPPARVAAEINSVYTLKAAVEAGLGATIMPLGLAQREVREDRLRAHRIDSPAMFRTLGLCVSVHLPTTNAKRAICNLIGDVIRDLCTSGQWEGTRLAAPAGKARKEVRASAPRPPSPLQPRR
- a CDS encoding tannase/feruloyl esterase family alpha/beta hydrolase yields the protein MNNTRRTLVSIAVVTFAAGCGGGGANGGFSPVLLPAAPPAPASPPPAAPPPPAMSLAEKCPTLKGQTLAAGAVAIDDAKVVAASAPQPEYCVVTASFKGSTLRFEARLPTSGWNGKLAFIGGGGFDGQMPTATAAQFSESIFTERYATVGTNGGYDYPGATDLNYFKGEFALDPVKLLDFTQQSEHRALPPGKEVIAQFFGTAPTRSYFEGCSMGGHDAMMQAQRFPEDFDGIVARAPAGNIMGLFMQFNRIAKQVRVPANTLNPAKQTLLADAVLAQCDGLDGVADGIISKPAACTFNATALRCAGGADTGDSCLSDAQIATVNTITSPIATSDGAWSHTGYNFGAENSPKGWGEYIWPQAAFGGASVQGLFSDGFVRSFITRDPAFDTSTWNPDQWLSRMGIIGGMFSAADADLGRLHARGAKLIMWNGTNDTSVSARDNARYYEQVVGTLGAQKADETVELFLAPGVGHCYGGAGPAKVDLLKAMSTWVEQGVPASAQKLVHRKVDGAGATTMARPMCKYPAYPRYKGAGDVNDAASFDCVS